A portion of the Malassezia japonica chromosome 3, complete sequence genome contains these proteins:
- a CDS encoding D/L-glyceraldehyde reductase (COG:S; EggNog:ENOG503NU9F), with translation MSFQKQYATLNDGNKIPLIGLGTWQSQPGEVEAAVKYAVKIGYRHLDLAKVYGNQHEVGAALQQLVPSVVKREDLFITSKLWNNAHRPEDVEPTLDNTLIELGVEYLDLYLMHWPVGFDAPPGQLRAAKDGRVQLNLETSVVDTWKALIALKKTGKVKSIGVSNFRTDVVDAIIKATGVAPAVNQIEAHPLLPQDDLVKHHKEHNIHITAYAPLGNNPSGKTKVVDYPQVTEIAKKRSADPGQVLLAWGVHRGYSVIPKSVTPVRIESNFKQIELTDEEYKAISDIIQSSGGHVRFFTPYGTFNPLWDINVFNEEAEKAATHQIKIE, from the exons ATGTCTTTCCAAAAG CAGTACGCTACGCTGAATGACGGCAACAAAATTCCCCTCATTGGCCTGGGCACCTGGCAGTCCCAGCCGGGtgaggtcgaggcggctGTGAAGTACGCCGTCAAGATCGGCTACCGTCACTTGGACCTCGCCAAGGTCTATGGCAACCAGCACGAGGTCGGTGCTGCTCTTCAGCAACTCGTTCCGTCGGTTGTGAAGCGCGAGGATCTCTTCATTACCTCGAAGCTGTGGAACAATGCGCACAGGCCAGAGGACGTGGAGCCGACGCTGGACAATACGCTCattgagctcggcgtggagTACCTCGACCTCTACTTGATGCACTGGCCGGTGGGCTTTGACGCTCCTCCTGGCCAATTGCGCGCAGCCAAAGACGGCAGGGTCCAGCTCAACCTCGAGACTTCGGTGGTCGACACCTGGAAGGCGCTCATTGCGCTCAAGAAGACAGGCAAGGTCAAGTCGATCGGTGTCTCCAACTTCCGGAccgacgtcgtcgacgcgatCATCAAGGCGACAGGTGTCGCTCCTGCCGTGAACCAGATTGAGGCGCACCCTCTCCTTCCTCAGGACGATCTCGTGAAGCACCACAAGGAGCACAACATCCACATTACGGCCTACGCGCCGCTTGGCAACAACCCCAGCGGAAAGACCAAGGTTGTGGACTACCCCCAGGTGACCGAGATCGCAAAGAAGCGCAGTGCCGACCCCGGCCAGGTGCTTCTTGCCTGGGGCGTGCACCGCGGCTACTCGGTAATCCCCAAGAGCGTGACGCCTGTGCGCATCGAGAGCAACTTTAAGCAGATTGAGCTTACGGACGAAGAGTACAAGGCCATCTCTGACATCATTCAGTCGAGCGGTGGCCATGTGCGCTTTTTTACGCCGTACGGCACCTTCAACCCCCTGTGGGACATTAATGTCTTTAACGAGGAGGCGGAGAAGGCGGCTACGCACCAAATCAAGATTGAGTAG
- a CDS encoding nucleoside-diphosphate kinase (EggNog:ENOG503P4WB; COG:F) has protein sequence MLGPRVGAARQVAQASLARPQRRWTSSARQVPDVTLAIIKPTVCVYEPNILHALRRLREHPSLQILRAKSFAWEEEDAAQFYAEHLGKFYYDRLILGMTAGRAIGLALSGPGAITEWRKLIGPTKAYRSAWEAPSCLRAELGMGDTRNGFHGSDSDESALRELGLVFPEWDAHGWLEKARM, from the coding sequence ATGCTAGGACCACGtgtcggcgccgcacgccagGTCGCTCAAGCGAGCCTCGCCCGGCCCCAGCGGCGCtggacgtcgagcgcaaggcaaGTGCCGGATGTTACATTGGCCATCATCAAGCCGACCGTATGTGTATATGAGCCCAATATCCTCCATGCCCTTCGGCGTCTGCGAGAGCATCCCAGCCTGCAAATCCTCCGCGCCAAGTCGTTCGCGTGGGAGGAGgaggatgcggcgcagtTCTACGCGGAGCACCTAGGCAAGTTTTACTACGACCGCCTTATTCTCGGCATGACGGCTGGCCGTGCGATCGGCCTGGCCTTGAGCGGGCCCGGCGCCATTACCGAGTGGCGCAAGTTAATTGGGCCGACGAAAGCATACCGCTCCGCATGGGAGGCGCCTTCGTGCTTGCGTGCAGAGCTCGGTATGGGAGATACCCGGAATGGATTCCATGGctcggactcggacgagtCCGCCCTCCGCGAGCTGGGGCTTGTCTTTCCTGAATGGGACGCACATGGCTGGCTCGAAAAGGCACGCATGTAG